The following DNA comes from Hyphococcus flavus.
ATTGGGGCGCGCCGTGCCAGGAAGTGGTGAAGACCGGCGACGACATCAATCTCGACGAACTGCCGATCCAGACCTGCTGGCCAGGGGAGCCGGCGCCGTTGATCACCTGGCCACTGGTGGTGACCAAAGGGCCGGGGACGCGGCGCGAAGACGATTACAATCTCGGCATCTACCGCATGCAAAAACTCGGGCGCGACAAAACCATCATGCGCTGGCTGAAACATCGCGGCGGCGCGCAGCATCACCAGCGGTGGGGCAAGGAAAAATCTGAACCCCTACCGGCGGCGGCGGTCATCGGCGCCGACCCGGGAACCATTCTCGCCGCTGTGACGCCGGTGCCCGATACGCTGTCGGAATACCACTTCGCTGGGCTGATGCGCGGGAAGAAAGTCGATCTCGTCGATTGCAAGACGCAACCGCTCAAAGTTCCGGCGGAGGCGGAGATCGTGCTCGAAGGGTACGTCTCACTGGATGATTACGCCGATGAAGGTCCGTATGGGGATCATACGGGGTATTATAATTCGGTCGAACGGTTCCCGGTGTTTACCATTACTGCGATCACGCACCGGAAAAACCCCATTTATCTGTCGACGTTCACGGGCCGCCCGCCGGATGAGCCGAGCGTCCTGGGCGAGGCGCTGAACGAGGTGTTCATCCCCCTCCTGCAACAGCAGTTTCCTGAAATTACCGATTTCTGGCTACCGCCCGAGGGGTGCAGCTATCGCATCGCGGTCATCAGTATGAAGAAAGCCTATCCCGGTCACGCCAAGCGGGTGATGATGGGCGCGTGGTCGTATCTGCGCCAGTTCATGTATACGAAATGGGTGATCGTCGTTGATGACGACATCAATGCGCGTGATTGGAAAGACGTGATGTGGGCGGTGTCCACAAAGATGGACCCGGCCCGCGACATCACGGTTATTGAAAACACGCCCATAGATTATCTCGACTTCGCCTCGCCCGAGAGCGGCCTCGGCTCCAAAATCGGCCTCGATGCGACCGACAAACTCCCGCCCGAAACAAACCGCGAATGGGGCGCGGAAATTAGAATGGACGACGACGTGATCAAGCGCGTCGATGAAATGTGGGAGCGACTGGGCCTGCCGGGAAGCGGCAAAGGGGGTTTGGGAAAAATCATAACTTAGAACTAAAAAATTGAGAACACACGTGTATGCATGAATCACTAAGAGAAATTCCAGGACGTATTTTGGAAACTGGATTGGCTGCTCTTGCGCAAGCAAATATGCATGCTGTTTTTTGTGATCCGGGAAATGAGCATTGGGAGCGTATTTCAGTATTAAATGCAGCTTTGGCAGGAGAACTAGTATTAAAAGCGATTATTGCAAGGGAGCATCCGTTATTGATATTTCGTGACTTGTTTGGTTTGGATGACACTACATCTGACGATCTTGATATAAATTTGCTTATTAAAAAAGGGAGAACGTATAATTTTGAACGGCTACCTAATTTATTATGGGTGGCTGTAGGAGAAAGAATTCCAGATAGTAAACTTTACGAAGAAATTCAGAAAGTACGAAATTCAATTCAGCATTTCTGCGTTCCTGAGCACCCAGATTTGCGAATGTTATCGTTAGAGTTCATTTATAAAAATATAGACCCGCTTTTAGAAAAGCATTTTGATATGTGTGCGATTGATTTTCATGAAGATCATATGATTGGATATGATTATATTGTAGATTGTTTAATTTCGCGCGAAATACTTTTCAATATTCCAAAAGAGTTTGAAGTTCATAAGATCAATTTGGAAGATCGGTTTTCTTCATGCACTTCTGTATACCGGAGTGAGATGCAAAAGCGCATTCAGAATAAGGCTGATAACTAGCAATCAATCTTTTTCCGCAAGTTTCTCCACTTCCTTACGCTCCCCTTTGGGAAGGGTTCAGTCACCATATAGCGCACCTACCGTTCTCCCCGCTCACCCCGGCGAAAGCCGGGGCCCAGCTAAACATGATAATGCCGGGCGGAGCCCGTCTTTCCGTTTGACTGGATCCCGGCTTTCGCCGGGATGAGCGGATGGTTTTTCTCACAAGTGATTGCTCTGTTCGTAAACGGAGGAGGAGAAAGACGTTTATATCGCCAGAACAGGCGGGAGCCGTTCATGATACCACGGAAAAATAGTTGGTGGACGGCCGTCCACCACTTTTTTAGCGGTCCTATACTCGCGGCCGTGATGAGATCAACTGACACAGTTCCATCGGCTTTTGCGTCTGCCGTGCTTACGCGTGAACAGTCCGTGTGCGCCGAAAAGGCGAGCAAAATGTTGCACAACAAATTTTTTAAAGTTGTACAACTTTCCCCGCAACGCCTTGCCCCAGGCCAAACAGAAGAGACGGGAGAGGGGCCGCTGTACAACATTATCGTGCGGCGAACGCGCGCTGAGGTTTCAGCTTCGCGCTTTCACCGCGTCATCGACGAGGGCCAGAAACGCTTCCGGGTCTTGCGCCTTTTCAAGCGCGCGGGCGGAAATGGTGACGCCCCAGTTATCGGCGATGGCTTTATAGCGGGGGAAGCGCCAGTCGATCAGGCGGGCGAACCCCCAGCGAATGAACGCATCGGGGTCGACGTCAGCTTCGGCGAGGCCGGTTTCCTTTCGGTAATCGGCCCAGACGCCGCGCAGAAAGTCCTCATTATAATACATGGGCTTCGGCGCTTTATCGAAACGGGCTTTCAGCGCATCGGCATGCGCAGCGTCGCCCTCGATATAAACGATCAGGCAGCAGCCGGAGAGGGCGGTGAGCACCGGGTCGCTCGGGTCTTCGGCGTCGACCACTTCGCAGATCGACCCGCTCGTGTCGGCGATGAAATGTTCATAGCCGTAAATCGCGCGGGCTTTTTCGATGAAGGCGCCCGTATCGTTCATGGCGCGGGTTTCAGCCTCGCGGTGCTGACGCTGGCGGCGAACATAATCGTCAAACGCGATGCCGCCTTTCGTCGGGTCGCCGGGCTTGCCGAGATAGGTTGAAAGGGGATCGAGATTGTCGAAGGTAATGTTGGAGGAAATATAGATCGAGTCAGACAACAGAAGGTCGCGCAGCAGTGGCGTCTTCATCGCCTCGCGTTTGAAATTATCGACTATCGCCTCGTCCATGTAACGGGTGCCAATGCGGTAATCGACGGAGTAATGAAACCAGCGGGCTTCCCGCCGCAAGAGTGAGGCGATGCGCGTTTTGCCGACGCCGGACATGCCAAGCACGGCGATCGGATCGCCCCGCTTGTATGTTGCTAACGCTTTTTTCGCCTGTTCAAACATCGCTGTCTCTTGCGTTCAAGGGATAGCATAAGAGCGCGAAAATCCTAGGCAGGCGTTAATGGCTGGAAGCTGCGCGTTTCGGGGAAAAGTGGTGAGCCCTGATGGATTCGAACCATCGACCTACTGATTAAAAGTCAGTTGCTCTACCAACTGAGCTAAGGGCCCACTTCAGCCCCCGAACGCGACGTCTATAAAGACTTTTCCGGCAAACAAAAGCCGCTCACGCGACAAACCGTGGAGCGGCGATACGCCTCGGAAGGCGCGGAACATAGGAGCGGGAACCGGCGCGGTCAACCGATTCGGCCGCGCAAAACGCCGCTGATTTCAAACAAGCGTTTCGCCGGTTTCGGATTTGAAGTTTTCGATATAGGCGGCGAGGCGCGCCGAGGCGATGGCTTCTCGCAGCCCAGACATAAGGTCCTGATAATATTGCAGATTGTGCCAGGTCAGCAGCATCGGCCCCAGATATTCGCCAGCCTTGAACAGGTGGTGAAGGTAGGCTTTGGAATAATCCCGGCTCGCCGGGCAGTCGCTTTCGGGATCGAGCGGTTCGGGATCTTCAGCGAAAATCGCGTTCTTGATGTTGATCGCGCCGGTTTTTGTCCACGCCTGTCCGTGCCGCCCTGACCGGGTCGGCGCGACACAGTCGAACATGTCAACGCCGCGTGCGACGGCGCCGACAATGTCCGCCGGTTTGCCGACGCCCATGAGGTAACGCGGTTTGTCAGCAGGCATGTGCGGGCAGGTGAAATCGAGAACGCGGAACATTTCCTCGCGGCCTTCGCCAACCGCAAGCCCGCCGATGGAATATCCGGGGAAATCGATTTCAATCAGCTTGTCGAGGCTTTCGCGGCGCAGGTCTTCGTAGTTGGCGCCTTGCACGATGCCGAACAGCGCCTGGCCGGGCTTGGACAGTTCTTCGAAGGCGCGTTTTGAGCGTTCCGCCCAGCGCGCCGACAGCAACATGGATTCTCGCGCCTTGTCGTGTTCGATGGGGATGGCCGGGCATTCGTCGAGCTGCATTTGAATGTCAGAACCGAGAAGACATTGAATTTCGATAGACCGTTCCGGCGTCAGCATGTGACGCGAACCGTCAATATGAGATTGAAAGGAAACCCCATCTTCCGTCAGTTTACGGAGTTTTGAAAGCGACATGACCTGAAATCCGCCAGAATCCGTGAGGATCGGACGAGACCAGTTCATGAATTGATGCAGACCGCCAAGTTTCGCCACACGCTCAGCCGTCGGGCGCAGCATCAGGTGATACGTATTGCCCAGAACAATATCAGCGCCGGTCGCGCGAACATGCTCGGGCAACATCGCCTTTACTGTTCCCGCCGTACCGACTGGCATGAAAGCAGGCGTTCTGATCTCGCCGCGCGGTGTTTTGATAACACCGGTTCGCGCGGCGCCGTCAGTGGCGTTTACAGAAAGAGAGAAAGGTTCAGTCATGGTTCAATTCTAAAAGACAAGCGTCGCCATAGGAGTAAAATCGGTACTGTTGGTCGATAGCATGAGCGTAAGCGGATTTCATTGTTTCAGTTCCCGCGAATGCGCAGACAAGCATAAACAACGTCGAACGCGGCAGGTGGAAATTCGTCATCAGCATATCGGCGCTTTTAATGCGATAGCCCGGCGTGATGAAAATATCGGTTTCGTTCGCGAACGGGCGAACAATGCCGTTTTCATCGACGGCGCTTTCCATCAGGCGCAGCGAGGTTGTTCCGACAGCGATAATGCGTCCTCCTTTGGCGCGCGTTGTATTGATAAGTTCCGACTGCTCTTGGGTGATTTCACCCCACTCGGCATGCATTTTGTGATTAGTGGTGTCTTCGACTGATACAGGCAGAAATGTTCCGGCTCCGACATGCAGGGTTATAGAAACATGCTGAATGTCATTTGCTTCAAGGTGATCGAGCAGTTGCGGCGTGAAGTGCAGGCCGGCGGTAGGGGCCGCGACGGAACCAGCCTCGTCTGCAAACATTGTCTGATAGTTTTTCCGGTCCGTTTCATTCGCCGGGCGTTTGCGGGCAATGTATGGCGGCAGCGGCATTACGCCAGCTTGTTCGAGAGCAGTCTGGAATTTTTCGGGTGCAACATTGAACGCTAATTCCGCTTCGGCGCCGTCGCGCTTTTTTACAGTGGCGGATAGCGCGTCGGAAAAAATGATGACGTCTTCGTCTTTCAACCGCTTCGCTGGTCGAACGAATGCGCGCCAGGAACCGCCGCCAAGGTCTTTATGCAAGGTCGCTTCAATAGAAACAGGTTTTCCACCGCAGCGCGCGGCACGCTTTCCAAAAAGCTGCGCCGGGATGACTTTCGTGTCGTTAGTCACGAGGAGGTCGCCGCGTTTAAGGATTGAAGGCAATTCGCGAACAACACGGTCATCAAGCCCGTTCTGACGTACATGCAGCAGGCGCGCGGAATCGCGTGGCGAGG
Coding sequences within:
- a CDS encoding UbiD family decarboxylase, yielding MSYQSLRDFIGKLESAGELIRVSEPVAVKLEMTEIQTRLLAAGGPAVLFEQPVMDDGSISPMPVLVNLFGTVKRVAMGVTLEGKERTTAGELREVGELLAFLRQPEPPGGLKDALEMLPLAKTVMAMKPASRDWGAPCQEVVKTGDDINLDELPIQTCWPGEPAPLITWPLVVTKGPGTRREDDYNLGIYRMQKLGRDKTIMRWLKHRGGAQHHQRWGKEKSEPLPAAAVIGADPGTILAAVTPVPDTLSEYHFAGLMRGKKVDLVDCKTQPLKVPAEAEIVLEGYVSLDDYADEGPYGDHTGYYNSVERFPVFTITAITHRKNPIYLSTFTGRPPDEPSVLGEALNEVFIPLLQQQFPEITDFWLPPEGCSYRIAVISMKKAYPGHAKRVMMGAWSYLRQFMYTKWVIVVDDDINARDWKDVMWAVSTKMDPARDITVIENTPIDYLDFASPESGLGSKIGLDATDKLPPETNREWGAEIRMDDDVIKRVDEMWERLGLPGSGKGGLGKIIT
- the tgt gene encoding tRNA guanosine(34) transglycosylase Tgt, whose translation is MTEPFSLSVNATDGAARTGVIKTPRGEIRTPAFMPVGTAGTVKAMLPEHVRATGADIVLGNTYHLMLRPTAERVAKLGGLHQFMNWSRPILTDSGGFQVMSLSKLRKLTEDGVSFQSHIDGSRHMLTPERSIEIQCLLGSDIQMQLDECPAIPIEHDKARESMLLSARWAERSKRAFEELSKPGQALFGIVQGANYEDLRRESLDKLIEIDFPGYSIGGLAVGEGREEMFRVLDFTCPHMPADKPRYLMGVGKPADIVGAVARGVDMFDCVAPTRSGRHGQAWTKTGAINIKNAIFAEDPEPLDPESDCPASRDYSKAYLHHLFKAGEYLGPMLLTWHNLQYYQDLMSGLREAIASARLAAYIENFKSETGETLV
- the queA gene encoding tRNA preQ1(34) S-adenosylmethionine ribosyltransferase-isomerase QueA, whose translation is MRVDLFDFELPPERIALTPASPRDSARLLHVRQNGLDDRVVRELPSILKRGDLLVTNDTKVIPAQLFGKRAARCGGKPVSIEATLHKDLGGGSWRAFVRPAKRLKDEDVIIFSDALSATVKKRDGAEAELAFNVAPEKFQTALEQAGVMPLPPYIARKRPANETDRKNYQTMFADEAGSVAAPTAGLHFTPQLLDHLEANDIQHVSITLHVGAGTFLPVSVEDTTNHKMHAEWGEITQEQSELINTTRAKGGRIIAVGTTSLRLMESAVDENGIVRPFANETDIFITPGYRIKSADMLMTNFHLPRSTLFMLVCAFAGTETMKSAYAHAIDQQYRFYSYGDACLLELNHD